The nucleotide window CAGATTCAATAAGATCTAAATATTCtgaaaaggatattttaaataaatccaagTCGGCTGTGTTATCAGGtaggtaaaatatgaaaaaaaaaaaacaaaaaaaaagaactatccTATTACATTgaatacaaaatgtttaaaagattaatttatttcaatgtatggTCAAACAcagattctattttaaaaaagaacactGAATAAATGTtcctttttagtaattatttcataGTTGATAACTAAATTAAAGTGAGTAAAAAACCTACTTTTCTTAATTCTAAATGGATTTTGGGTGGTCTGGTTCTTACTAGCTCCTAGGTACAGATATGTATTACAATTATACTCCTAATATATACAGTTTGGCAAAGGGTTGGCCAACAATTAGATAAGAGAAAGAACTGGATTTCTTCTTTCAATTGCCTCACTTAAGCAATATGATTACTAAGAAATAAACAACCCTAGATAGGTTTAGAAATAAGTTCAAATAATCAAACGTCatattcatcaattaaaaataatacatatcttATGTAGATCGAAAGATAATAGTTTTACAAACATGAGCAAAAACTCTTGATTACATATTGATCTAAAATTTTGTAGGTGGTATGGTTACCAGAATAGGCTAATAGTTGTGTAAAACACAACTGGTCAATCTTTGTCAAGATATGCTgcttaaaatcttaaaatgttttcactgttatattaatttttttttttttaatatcaaagacagcataaaataatttataaagcgaTAAGAGATGTACCTAGCAAGTAGTTACTTTCCTTTTATCACTGAGCATGTGCACCAAATTCTCTCACTTGTTTGGCAGACACCATTAAAAGCAGAAGTTTATTTACAGTCgaataaatgttgtttatttaaatgccATAACCATTTAAATATGAGAGAAATGTCAAACCAGCAgatatttcagtaaattacatttttttatggtgaaaaatgttatatgtgaTGGAATGGTTAGAAAATGGGTGCAACAGTTCAATGAGGGCTGATTGCAACCCTCATTGAACTGTTGCACTTAATGTGCATGATGAGCAATGGAGCGGAAATAATTTTTGGTTACACCAGTGAatgaaaaactgaagaaaataaagtttacagtgtttttattatgtacaatttcctgaaatttaatgaataattctgAATGAAATCATTCAACATAAAACCTAGGATATCAGAAATTCTACTTTTGCTAGATGCCGAAAATGTTGACAGAGTTTCATGAAACCAAGCAATTAGACCAAATCTGATCTTGTATATCCACCTTACAGTCCTGACCTTTTCTTtgaggaagaaatgaaaaaattgattacaaaatttgaaaattgccttaaaaattgtgaaaaagtaGTTACTCttctatgtaataaattattttgttgaaagcttatattaattacaaaacaatatttaccctctagatacattttttacaatttgtttataaaacctgacgagttttttatttttataaaatcccaaACTTGAAAGTACATACATTCTATGCCGATATATGTATGAGGCCCAATTCAACTTTCTCATTTTTGAggaaaaaaacagttaaagaaaGGAGTGTACGTGAGGTAAGCAGTATACAGTATGCACcacactatttatttaaaataaggtaaacatatatatatacatatttaaagaataataataaactagcaaataattagttaaaaacaaGGATTTTTGATTCTGCAAGTTGGTAACTGTAGTTGAGCAAAGtggattaaaaacataattagaaACATTTACCTTAATTGGTAAATTCAAGACTGATTTGTCTATCTTGagcttaatacaaaaaataaagagcAATAATATAGTGCTGCTTTGAAATGATTAGAATTGGTATACATATGAATGAATGCATGTCAATTTTGTCCCTTAAACTAAATCTGAGAATTTAAATTCtgctatttgtttttatattattttaccacaAGAACTGTGTAATCTGTAACTGGTTAGTAGTAAGTAATGAGGGAAATTATGCTTCACGATTACATTTTAATGCGAATAGATTTTTCCTCAAACAATGTAGATAACTAGTATTTGAAAGTACATCTAAGgaacttaagagaaaaataacatTCACTCCACAGGATCATTCTTGGCCTTTGTCCCACTTGttcataattacattacataGCATATTATTatatcaagtaaaatattatacaagtaaaatattatcaaaaaattacaaatttacctCGTCAGATTCCACTTTTACTTTCTTGCCCTTTTGTTTGGAATTTGAATTAGTTTGGTTAATCTTCCGTTTCTTTTCTTCAATCTGTCAACCaaacaatacatatattttataactatttaggTATACATGAAAAtagatcattaaatatttatacggaaaactttttaaaattaatcaactatgtacaattctaaaataattttgtaaaatacagaTGTACACAGCCAGTaaacatattaacaataataataagcacTTTTTGTCTATTGAAGAACTATGCAGAGGTGCAAAATCAGGGTCCAtcattgtcattttattaatatgctgcctttttaaaaagaaactggaaaaattttatggACAAATcccaaatatataaacaataaaataataaatatggtttatttatttatgaaagtaaagTATGAGGTGTTTGTTTTCTAATATAACAATTTGGCAACATagttaaattatggaaaaaaacaagaaaaaagatgtCAATGTGTAGGCTAAAAAATCTAACCAAAGACTGAACAATTATCTCCACTTTTTGACTAGTTTTACCTGTACTCAGGTTAGAAGTTACAAATGTTGAGATTAAGAAAATTAAGTACATGACTGAATTAAACATGATAGGAGCACCATcttagaaaaactatttttttccagtaaattttttcttaagtcaGTAGTACTCggatatcttttaaattaatttttaatggccaaccataaacaagaaaaaaagaccCACTGCCAaccaataaataactattttaaaatacagaaaaaaaaacaacactttttaaTGTGCAGCATTTTTACTGGTTTTGGTGGATCATTTTTTCTTATAGAGTATGGCtggacataaaattaaaaatacatttttgatctCTACAGGCATACGAAAAATTATGTGTAGGTGATCTGAAAAGTTCTTGGGCTTGTCCATAGATCACAGTACTAGTCACACAATTTTCCCCGGCATGTTGATACAACTGTTAGAAGGTGCCACGTGAAAATATTCTATCCAGCAATTGGCTGTAGGCAGCCATCTGAATCAGACACAGTGCATGTGTTGTTGGAAATGGGAGAAAATTGAGTATCGTGTGGtgataaaaattctttgtaaaagatTTGATGCTGATTGAAATTCATTCATGGATTATGTGTGTGGTGCGACTCTTCAATTTCAACCATGTGAAGGCATCAAAAAATGATCCATGTGAAAGATGTCTGGATAGTGCAACCACACTGGAAATTGTTGAGAAATTACACAATATGATTCTGGAAGATAGGCGAATTATAGTGCATGAAATTGCTAAGATTGTAGGGATTTCAAAAGAATGCACATGAAAAAGCTTTGCAAAAGATGGGTGTCGCTCATGAAGATCAAAAACACATTTGCACAACACTTTCTGAACAGTGCTtagcatgttttataaaaaacatgaGTGATTTTCTGTGTTGGTATGTGACAAATGGATGAAACATGCATTCACTATTACACACAGAATCAAAACAACAATCCATGCAGTGAACAGAAGCCAGTTCTTCAACTCCAAAGAAGGTGCAATCAGCAGGAATAGTCATTGCATCTGTTTCTTGggatgcaaaaaaaattctgttaactgtctagaaaaaagaaaaattataaatggggaataataatattattctaacaAAACTGGACATCTGTGAAAACAGACCAGCTTGCATAAGAAAAAGACAATCTTCCATCAGGACAAAGCACCTGTCCACTAAAATGCCTTGGCGATGTGGAAATTGAAAGATTTGCAAAATGAAGTGCTAGATCTACCCTATTCCTCAGATTTGGTGCCCTTGGATTTACATCTCTTCCCAAAAATCATTTTCCTTGCTGGTCAGCATTTTTTGTCCAATCAAGAAGCAATTGCAGCTGTAAACAGGTACTTTGCAGCActtccagaaaaaaaaactacagaaacaGGATAATGACGCTGAAACATTGCTTGAATGCATTAAAgtagattatgttgaaaaataacaaaacatcctcgtatgatgaaaaaatgaaaattttcaaagatgTTGAAATCACCAACTCTAGCAAGGAAGTATCTACCTAAACATAAATTCTTGATATGAAAGAATTCCTCAACCATGCAAATTAAATATCTACTCTTTATTTTGCAAGGTTAGTTTAGATTGTACAGATGGAACAGTAAATTGAATGACAATCTTAACGGGCAACTCTTGAAAGGAGTTGTagcaaaaagtataaaacaaatcaAGCAGCAAATGAGAATATAACAGGAAATGAGCTATAACGGATGTGAAGATTTGATTAACTCTACCTTAACTGCATTAGGTATAGCGTAAAATCTTATGGCAGGTCCTTCCTACAAGCTGCCTCTACTTTCCTCTCTACACCACTCCTACAACCCAGCACGTGAAACACATCATGCTACTGGTTGCCACAAAACTAAGACTTCCAAAGGCttgtatttattagtattttttatttttccatattcatttatttttgttattgtttatttgagCTACTATATGAAttgttttgtaagaaatcatttaatgttttacatttataaaatgtaatatgaacTTAATACCTCTGcagtaatcataattttttttaaaaataattttaattatattacttttacgtACATTTCTctcaacaaaacaaacaaaatcaacATTACATTAtagtctataataaataaacaactaactTCATAcacttttgaataaataaacagtaacaatgatGTAATatcattgttactgtttattaccttattttaacATACTTGGGGAAAAAACACACTTccaagaaataaattacttcatttacatcttgaacaaaatattaggcataaataattttatttgtaataaattgcttgaacatattttgttactataataGTGACATAATAATTAGATATAGTGGAAATCATTGCAAATTAACTGATGTGACTTTTGGGATACACTACTTTGGCTGCTGGTCTTAAAAAGTCAGTGAGTGAAGTTAAAAACAGTGGAGGGGATGCCATAGCTTACTATAGAGACCCACattcagatattacatacactTTTAACTATATCAACAACAATGATGAGTTAGGTAAATGAAAGAAGAATAGATCATGTATTTACACAATAAGAGAGAAGTGGTTGAAtggttttatatcaataaatataaacacaagaacCATCAGTTAAATATCTCTGGTGCAAAGGGTACTGATCAGGATGCTATAGTTTCACAGAACAATATAGTATTCCAAATAAAGGAGAGCAGGGAAAAGACAACAGGATAATATTAACGATATTCATAGGCTAAGCTTTTTTCaacagggaaaaagggaagagGGTTAAGCTGACATTTTTGAAGAAAGGAGTAGCTTGGAAAGAAAAAAGCTGATCTGTATTTGGATTGCAATGTCTAGTGAAAATAAGATTATACACAATTTCTaaggaattataataaaaaaaagggtaataaaaaactgtaaatacaaaaaaaaactaagaacaaATGAACATAAAGAAACTAAGATTTCAACTGTCCAGGAAGCCAGAGAATGTAAGATATGTACAGAAAAGATATTACGAGAAGCAGTCATAAAGGAAATACAAAACTGAAGCATTGAAGAAACACAAAAAAGAGATCTGGGTCAGATGATAACGCTTATTAGTGCATGAAAAAGAGTTTGAGGAAACATATTGTAGATAGATAAAATAAAGCAGACTAAGCAAGAATAAAGTTGAGGTAGAAGGCAGAGGATGGGAAGAGCTACTTTGTGACCCAACCGGTTCCAACACTTAATGAAttaatcttaaaacaaataaaaaagctttCCTCGACATTTTAAGATACCAAACGAGTCTAGTAAATCTAGTACTTACATTGGAATAAATGATCCAATATGGTTACTtttctacattatattttatttgatacattataaaataaaattcatacccacatacatatgtataattcAATGAACTTACATTATTTCTCTCATTTGCTTCCTCCAAATCCTCCAGATCTTCTTCATCAAGTTCTTCATCTAGTTCATCATCTTCGTCATCATCTGCACCTAATTCCCCTGCTGTATAAAATGATATGATTTAACAGAAATGATATGCTTAAAAAGTAATTCACAGTGACACAAGTAAATTAACGACTATTGGAAAAAATCAGTTTGTGAAGGGCTTGCTGAAACAGTCTATAAATGGAATTACAGTCTGGGTTACGCAGTTGGTCTTGTTCAATCACTGGGTGATATACAGAGGTATTTTGCTATTAAGCATTAATGTTTTTGTCTTACAACAGCTACTAAAAAGTGTAACTGACTTTAAGGAcccacttatttttaaaataaataagtctgaTCACTGTTAACTACAGACTATGCTTCATACTTCAAACATTGGGAAACaatcagtacataaaaaaattcagtaaatatataCAGCATCCATGaccaaataaacataaataataaatagtcttAACACGATTTTCTCTACATGTGTTttatagtgatttaaaaaaaattagtacatgaattttacatatactttttacttaaagatattgacaaaattttttttattctttctgaataaaaaacattatgtaCTAACAATTTACAGAAAAGCCTTTAAAAATGTGACACAGCGAGATACTAGTTTCagtactgaaaaatgaaaaactgaagtCTTGCAGCACGCACGGGAAAAAATGTGAGGGATTGTTTAGTATGCCATCGGTACCAAACTTTTTAATTgcatccaaataaaaaaagaagaaaagataacAGGCCATTCAAATCTAGCTACAATAGTTATAGCTTGAACTAAATTTGAATCCAACTATCAAAATATTGCTCCActtatttaaactgatttttattcaagaaaaacaaTAAGAGCCACcaagtagtatataaaaaaatatacatacatatttgcaTAAAGGTAATCCTGATAAAAGTAGGGTTTgggtattacttttttctattaatgttaCTCTTATGACTTACAACAACAGTTAAAATGAACTATATAttgctagttaaaaaaaaataaaatgatgtccATATAACCAAAGTGATTTTACAGGGAAATGTCTAAGTATGTGCAAGAACTGTTATTGAAGTCAGTATCATCAATTACAAGGTCAAGTAGCAAGATGGGTGCTAGACCTTGCAGGCTTCTTGTATACTGGAATTTACAATGATAAAATTCTGATATTGTGGTGCAGTGACATTTCAGAAGCATGTAAGTCAACAGCAAGCATCAAAAGCAATTTATCCACGACTGTTAAGAATTTGAAAAATGGggtaaaaaagaagttaaaaaagtgTGATTGGCAAAACATCTggtaaagcctatcagggctaTGAATGGAGGGGGTAGGGTAGTGTGGCGACTGGATTGTCACAAAGTGCGTGCTTCCCCTATGGAGGTCAGGGTGTAGAACtgagtaataaataatgttattgaatGATAAGCCATTTGATTATTTTGCTAAGCCATCAAATACAAATTGGAAGTTTAGCTGTTAGGCTTgattctttaaattcagaatgatgctatataaaacacatttaaatctgaaattaacCATTCATTTTTATCAACTAGACATGTGACCTACATTTataaattcatgaataaaatcaGAATAATCAGTCTTAAGcatatgaacccaccgggttggtctagtggtgaatgcgtcttctcaaatcagctgatttggaagtcgagagttctagcattcaagtcctagtaaagttagttatttttacacggatttgaatactagatcatggataccggtgttctttggtggttggggtttcaattaaccacacatctcaggaatagttgaagtgagactgtacaagactacacttcatttacactcatacatatcatcctctgaagtattatctgaaaggtagttaccggaggttaaacaggaaaaagaaaaaagtcttaaGCATACGATTACAATTAAGTTTATGTTCTGAACCTAGAAATCTTTGGCATTGACAAGTGTATCACcaagttttatattactttttgagGAAGTGTGACAACAAATCTTCCATGTATGTTATGATACATGTTCTTTGAGAAATGGGTTTCACAAATAATCCATTGATATCGTTTAGAAAAGTTAAGTTCAACTTACAACAATGAGGGATGAAAAATTAAGATTGAGATTTGAGTAAAGAATAGTGAAATTGATTTATAAAGTTGTTTGCTGATGGGTGAATGTCCAGCAAGAATATGGCCTAACCTGGAATAACTGGATATGGagcattaaaaatgaatttatttggtTGGAGATAAAATCCAGTACCAAGAATAAGGACAATTTTAGAAGAACAGTCTGGCTCGGCTCAGAAGAAATTCTTAGGCAAGTTTCAATTGGATATGTGACTGTTAAATTTGGCAATATAGAACACTGAACTTTGAAACTGAAATGTTCATAAAGgttattaattacagtttaatgcTATAATTGGATTGGCAAGAATCATTAATAGCGTAGTCCTAACTTGTGCACAAAATTTAGCTGTAGAAAAATTTGCTTGGCTACCAAAAGCTTAGAGTACAATaagaaatattctaatatttatccAGTTacacaaaagaataatttttctgttaatctgAAATTTAAAGGCATAATTTGTATTTAGTCAATTTTAGAATTGTTAGTAGATTAGATTAACGAATCAAGTTTTTTAGAACACaatttacatacacatatatagaTAGTCCTCAACAAATGACCCAGACAAAAAGTTAAAACAGcacttatttttttcagaaattttttacacTTACTAATACTTcagttaagaattttttacatgtatataagtAATGATATGATTTACAGATAGGAtaagaaaaaaaccttttgaCTACATGATTCGGAGTTTTACTAGAATATCATGGAGCTGTTTTAATTAATGGTTGATTTAGAACCAAAACAACATGACGAATTAGCTGATGAATGTAATATAATGTTAGGTTTCATTTTATCAGccaaattttccattaattatcTTCTAACTTTAACAAAATCAACTAATTTCTGAAAATCAGGAAATTGTGAGGAAATTAATCCAGAGACATTCACTGGTAAATTCATGGCCTTAAGTGAATTTACAGTTGATGTAATTATGTTAACAGAATAAGAAACACTAAGATTCTTTATCGactgaattaattttgtaaaataccaATGTGATGAACAGCAATGAGTAATTTATTAtctgatatatttttgaatatatattaattactaccaaacatttttcatttgtaataagaatttttttttaattatatcaaatgcTGTTCTCTACAGTGTAccagataaattatttatggaaTGCATCAAATCATTGAACAtactaaaataatgttacaaCTCAAGAAAATTTCCATTGAAGGATACAAACTGaatttgattaacaatattgaGACTTCTTTTTTGATTTGTTcttgaataatttgaattaaaacaattagTGTTTAGTTTACTTTCTAAATTGCATAAATTATCCTCAATCTGAATTCTGTCATCTGAAACATTTTCATTAGAATCAAGCTTCTCAATTTGTGACTGATTTCTATCGAATTTTTGGGATAATTCATGTAGATTTCTCAGCTTTATTTTCAGAGTAACAGTCACAAATTtggtagttaaaaattattaacaggtTTTTTCCAAGTGATTTGATCATAATTTATGATACAAAAgttgaataacaataattaatgagTAACTAATTAGGATGGCTAGTTACATGATCCATTTGGCTAGAGAAGTGAAGACATGTCCTTAATTTATATCttcacattattttaaacaaatataacttGGCACTGAATTTAACAGATGTATATATCTTACAATACTCATTTACATGGCTAATACTTCAAACCACATGCTGGTtctttaaatgaatgtaaaaagcatattttataactaataattttttcacaaaacataaataaaatatttagaaagccTGTAGCCCTGCgatttcttttatgaattaatttaacatacacactatataaataaaatagattggcTACATATAACTGAGATCAGTTGATGGTTAGGAACCTAACATTTTCAAAGAATGGATTCCTAATCTGAACTGAAACAATACATATTACAACAATTTATTatcagaacaaataaaattacaaggttACAGGACTCTTTAAGaacaataaagaagaaataaaacttgATTTCGTGTATTAACACATTCATTCTCTTATAATAAACCTGTACAATGTTCACtggagaattaaatttatttttgtaagttctacatgaatttcaaaatgaaaaattaatatagtaaaaatctaATGCATAACTTACTGCCTACTGAATGGTTGCCAAGAAGATGAACTGGTCCACTGCCTTTGGTCAATTTAAATGTTACCGGAGGATCTGGAAAAAGAAGATCTAATACTGATTGAGATGCTCCTCCTCCTTTCATCACTGCTATAGGAAACTTCATATCCTGTCGATAACCCATGGCTTCTACTTCAACAACATTCACTTCTCCGTCCTTGGCATCGGCTCCAAGGACTATCTGTAAAAGAAATTCAAccttatttttaaacaagaccattaataaaattgcatatgaaaataagatttatacACGCCAATGAAAGCTCTCAATGGTATACAGCAATGGATCCAGAAAAATTCTGCTGTTTCTAGTGTTAGGTAGATCAAATGAGAggacattttataataatttatgatagaaACGTTGTCTAGTCTCTATCACTTgcaatattagatttaaaaatacaactttttttgttgaaatcaacttgtatgtaattttatacagaGTTCAGTATCAAAACACACATtgtaaaatcatcattttttGTGCTAATGccaaaatgtttcaaacaaatttCACCAATGgaacatttatatttacagaatatgGATAGAAGACCATGGTAAAATCGATTATATTGTACAGTATTGACTATTTTGTATCTGTCAACAACAGTGATTAAGGGTAGGTGTTATTTGTTGCGAAAAGAGTAGTTTGTTTGTTTTACTGTATGAAGTATCAATTTTAGCCAATGCACGACTCCTTTATAATGATAGAGAAAAAATGAACCGGAGGAACTGAGTGCTGCAAACTTACTATCACTGGTTTTGGGTAGGGAAGTAAAGAAACAGAAGACATTATCGGCTGCTAAAAAGTAGAAGATCCTGGttacagaaattttcattttggagAAAATTTCACCTCTCCTTTGCTGTGAGATGAAGTAAACCATTCATCAGAAAATTCAGACAATGGAAGTGATGTACTACTAGCAGCAAAGTATATAAAGAGCTAATTGAATACAATAACCACATTTTAAGTTACAGACTACAATCAAACACACACAGACCCTTGCaactgagtaaaataaaaaaaaaacattataaattatttttaatttaagatgacATTTATTTCAAGTTATGAATAACACTCCTAAAACAATGCTGTCTATGTCTTAGATTTGCTcagcaatatttataaatttctcaataatcttgcttattttctttcttaattttaataaaattaccacaAAAATCAAGCAAATATGAATATCCACTTATTCAGGAAAATCAAGTGAccataaaaagatttttgggCATATTAGCATATTTGCTGAGCTTTATGCTGTAACTGTTTTTTGGTTATTTCAAAGAAATACGGACCTACGTATTCAAAACAAATAGTTATAACTTTCACAGTGCAGTGCATGGTTGTTTGGAAAACAAGTACCTATAGCTTATATGACAACATAATCTGTTAACTAGAAATGAGCTTCAGCAGACTATGGTGTTACACTTTTacatgatatttaaatatattttacacaaaggCAAAGAATAGTGGCTTGGCATAAATTTCTGGATAATATTTCActcac belongs to Lycorma delicatula isolate Av1 chromosome 1, ASM4794821v1, whole genome shotgun sequence and includes:
- the LOC142328867 gene encoding nucleoplasmin-like protein, with amino-acid sequence MTEDYFWGMTLDKAQAAETWDPERGTDPNESTGLRGEHTLLVKQIVLGADAKDGEVNVVEVEAMGYRQDMKFPIAVMKGGGASQSVLDLLFPDPPVTFKLTKGSGPVHLLGNHSVGTGELGADDDEDDELDEELDEEDLEDLEEANERNNIEEKKRKINQTNSNSKQKGKKVKVESDEK